The DNA window CGAACGACGCGAGTCGCGCGGCTGCCACAACCGCGCTGACTACCCCGAGCTGGACGAGTCGCTGAAGGTGAACTTCGTGTGGTCGGGCCCGGGACAACTGACACGCGAACCCATACCCGAGATCGGTTCCGAGATCGCCGGCCTCATGCGCGAGGTGTCCGCCGACGGCAAGCTCGTCGAATAGCGGACTGTCACAGATCCCGACCCTGCCCGGTCCTTGAGACATACCCGCGAATCAATCGAAGGAGCCCCAGATGACCAGCAACGCGTGGCAGACCGCGGTCACCGTCCTGCAGGAGGCCACGCCGCCCGACGTGGCCGCGGGCTCGCACGCGATGACCATCGCCGTCGAGTTCGGGCCCGGTGACCCCGGCACCCCGCCACATCGCCACAGCGGACCGGCATTCGGCTATGTCATCGAGGGCGAGATGCTCTTCGAACTCGAGGGTGAGGCGCCGCGAGTCGTCAAGGCAGGCGAAACGTTCTGGGAACCTGGCGGCGACGTCATTCACTACTCCGACGGAAACGCCCGCGACGACGTCAAGGTCCGCTTCCTCGTCACGATGCTCTGCGCTCCTGATCAGCCGATGCTCACCCTCGTCGAAGAAGAGGAACTTCTTACACGCCGGGATCGACGCGTCTCCACCGCGAAATCCTGAGAGCAAAAAGGGATTCCGATGTCCGAGATCCTGCTGCAGACGACGATCACCGCAAACCCCGACGATTGGGACATCACCCGATTCTCGTTGTTGGCCGATGAACTGCGCGCCGCTGGCCACCAGGTCACCGCGCGCAACCGGTTCAGCAGGGACGAAGACGATCCGATCCTGAGCCGGTTCGACAAGCTGGACTATGACCAGCTGTGGCTCTTGGCCGTCGATATTGGCGACGGACTCAGCGTGGCCGAGTCACAGGCGATCGTGCGATTCCGCGAGAACGGAGGCGGGGTGCTCACCGCCCGCGACCACCAGGACCTTGGCAGCTGCCTGGTCGGTCTCGGATCTTTGGGTGCGGTCAACCACTTTCACGAACGCAATCCCGACCCGGCCCGGATGCGCGACGATCAGGACACCCCGGAGATCTCCTGGCCCAATTACCACTCCGGCGCCAACGGCGACTATCAACCCGTGTTCGCCGAGGAACCGGTGCACGAATTGCTACGCACACCCCGCACCGACAGCGGCCGGATCGAGTGGTTCCCCGCACACCCGCACGAGGGCGCGGTGTCGGCCTGTGTGCAAGGCGCGACGGTGGTCGCCGGTGGCCGCAGCACCGCATCCGGCCGGCGCTTCGGCCTCGCCGTCGCGCTGGACGGCGAGCGCTGCGCGGACGGCGCCCCGATGGGTCGCGCGCTGGCGGCCTCGACGTTCCACCACTTCGCCGACTACAACTGGGACCTCGACTGCGGGGCACCCACCTTCGTCACCGAGCCGCAGGGCTCAGAGATCAAGGCGGACCCGTCGCGTTTGGAGACGTTCAAGGACTATGTCCGCAATATCGCAACCTGGCTGCACCCCGGTCAAGGTGCTGCAGACTCGATGACCACATCTGAGCGACGGGAGCGAGCCTCCAGCATCTCCGGGCATTGAAATACATCACATGGATTGCGGTTTCAGCCAGCCCTAAGATGGGAACTCCGCGGGCGCGGAGCGCAGCGTTGAGCCCCACCCAATCTCAGAACTCTCACAGGCGGTGCATCGGTATGCGGGTCATCAATCGGTTGGTCATGGTTTCGGGTGTGGCGACGGCGGCGTTGCTCAGTCCATCGATCTCGCCCCTGACGGCGTCCGCTGCGGCGTGTTCAGATGTGCAGGTTGTCTTCGCGCGCGGCACATTCGAAGCGCCGGGCGTCGGCGGAGTCGGCCAGGCGTTCGTCGATTCGCTGCGATCGAAGATCGGTGATAAGTCGATGGACGTCTACCCGGTGAACTACCCCGCATCGCTGGATTTCGCGACCGCCGCAGACGGCGTCATCGATGCGAGGAACAAGGTCCAGGACGTGGCCAACACATGTCCGAACACCGAGATCGTGCTCGGAGGCTTCT is part of the Mycolicibacterium tusciae JS617 genome and encodes:
- a CDS encoding cupin domain-containing protein, with translation MTSNAWQTAVTVLQEATPPDVAAGSHAMTIAVEFGPGDPGTPPHRHSGPAFGYVIEGEMLFELEGEAPRVVKAGETFWEPGGDVIHYSDGNARDDVKVRFLVTMLCAPDQPMLTLVEEEELLTRRDRRVSTAKS